In Zobellia roscoffensis, the following are encoded in one genomic region:
- a CDS encoding RagB/SusD family nutrient uptake outer membrane protein, with protein sequence MKSIQYIKTGLLVVVLAFQQSCNEDVLTQTPDHVISESLVINSVDKLQDLLTGSYSEISDGSYLGRTLYKRAAVKGTDFRFVKTTFNPRDYEQTEYRYEESSNNNGGAESMWLQCFKAIGNLNLILDNIETAEGNDSERQQIKAQALALRGMIYFDLTRTFAYPWIQEGASAQGVPLNLSSTEIITERSSLGETYNQIISDLNSALDIIEENTWAQGSTKYITKTGINALLARIYLYQQDWESALTYCKEVLSVKNEVDLMGIDTYIFDDYTTESLFELSITTDNSVGSNGLGAQFDFREGGQGDVIATQTFVDLMQAYEGDPRTSLLLEDKEGTNAAFVKYINRSGDGGLSIHNIPIIRLSEIYLTAAEACANGATGGDARALVYLNTLISKRTTNLEASQATENGNALKERIAEERRRELALEGHAIYDYIRTGKDINRPESDHVNTGVNVNNLNVAATSAKTIYPIPASEIEASGMQQTKGY encoded by the coding sequence ATGAAAAGTATACAATATATAAAAACAGGCCTTTTGGTAGTCGTACTTGCCTTTCAACAAAGTTGCAACGAAGATGTGCTTACCCAGACACCAGACCATGTTATTTCAGAGTCTTTAGTAATTAACTCCGTAGATAAGCTACAGGATTTGCTCACCGGATCCTACAGCGAAATTTCAGATGGTTCTTATTTGGGAAGGACCCTCTATAAAAGAGCTGCTGTAAAAGGCACTGATTTCAGGTTCGTAAAAACAACTTTTAACCCAAGAGACTATGAACAAACAGAATACCGCTATGAAGAAAGCAGCAATAACAATGGTGGTGCCGAATCTATGTGGTTGCAATGTTTCAAAGCCATTGGCAACTTGAATCTTATTCTAGATAACATAGAAACCGCCGAAGGTAACGATAGCGAAAGACAACAGATTAAAGCACAAGCTTTGGCACTGAGGGGTATGATTTATTTTGACCTTACCCGAACATTTGCTTACCCGTGGATACAGGAAGGAGCAAGTGCTCAAGGCGTACCGTTAAACCTATCTTCTACCGAAATAATTACGGAGCGAAGTTCTTTGGGCGAAACATACAATCAGATTATTTCTGACCTAAATAGCGCTTTAGACATTATTGAAGAAAATACTTGGGCACAAGGCAGTACCAAATACATTACCAAAACAGGTATTAACGCTTTGTTAGCACGTATTTATTTGTACCAACAAGACTGGGAGAGCGCCCTCACCTACTGTAAAGAGGTCCTTAGTGTAAAAAATGAAGTGGATTTAATGGGTATTGACACCTATATTTTTGATGATTATACAACGGAATCTCTTTTTGAATTGAGTATTACGACGGACAATTCTGTTGGTAGTAACGGTCTTGGTGCGCAATTTGATTTTAGAGAGGGCGGTCAAGGAGATGTGATAGCTACTCAGACTTTTGTTGACCTCATGCAAGCATACGAAGGCGACCCTCGTACCTCCTTACTTCTTGAGGATAAAGAAGGTACCAATGCTGCTTTTGTAAAATACATTAACCGAAGTGGTGATGGCGGGTTAAGTATTCATAACATCCCTATCATACGTCTTTCTGAAATTTACCTTACCGCAGCAGAAGCATGTGCCAATGGTGCAACCGGTGGCGATGCTCGGGCCTTGGTCTATCTAAATACTTTAATTAGCAAGCGTACAACCAATTTAGAAGCTAGCCAAGCAACAGAAAATGGCAATGCACTAAAAGAGCGAATTGCCGAAGAAAGAAGACGCGAACTTGCTTTGGAAGGCCATGCCATTTATGATTACATCAGAACAGGAAAGGACATTAACAGACCTGAATCTGACCATGTAAATACAGGTGTAAATGTAAACAACCTAAACGTTGCGGCCACATCTGCAAAAACTATTTATCCTATTCCTGCAAGCGAAATAGAAGCATCAGGTATGCAACAAACAAAAGGCTACTAA
- a CDS encoding SusC/RagA family TonB-linked outer membrane protein, producing MLFFTILRRLRSPFSLSFKITLTLFFICSSFLEAYSANEVAISTVIQQSVINGTITDASGTPLPGANIVEKGTNNGTLSDFDGNFSLQVPSDAVLVVSYLGFITQEVAINNHATLTIQMKEDATGLDEVVVTAYGTSNKRSFTGSAKKVAAETLTRSSTASFETALQGNVSGVNIYTSGQPGGASTVQIRGVGSINGLTEPLYVLDGVVINTDKTLRANGSGATAYNPLSTINSQDIANITVLKDAAAASLYGSRAANGVVIITTKKGRNGDTEITFGIELGTSSNLTEEKNVNNNQFKSLWQEGQLNQYIQNNENAEFTRVYSDDALYASYKNQAQSDYESIYGTTDANSDWLDAIYQPGTLKKYNLSARGGSEKTSFYISGDYFDQDGTIITTGLKRYSGRVNLENQAKDWLRIGINLSVAKTERNAGNYDSGYAGGLNPLYMARVLPPAAAIYDPNGYEGIADLPNDIEKNANPVGVLEVGKYLNTEFRTRGDIFAAIDLTKDFQFKTTFGVDHQSNAETFYDNKEFGAGGGVWNGVLYVVKSEILQYTTSNLLTYNKQANKHGFGALLGLELQESEMSSINNSGYDVLDSDLLSSSSIGTLWSWNGYSENYSLLSYFSQFNYNFDQKYYLAASYRRDGSSRFGEDSRWGDFWSVSGGWIATEEKFINLDGLDYFKLRGSYGTNGNLPPEYYASLAFFDTSGKGYAGSSGLSYGQLANPELSWELSYNFNIGFDAVLFNKLNMTVEYFSKNTKDLLLNIPVSGTTGFSDQLQNFGEMTNKGWELELGYTPIKTDVFSWNSRVNLTLLDNEITKLKSDLVPSYSSQYGQDPTIIKVGESLNSFYLRDYAGVDKTNGSAQYYVLENGIRTGAITTNAEEAGFGIFGKALQDIQGGFHNQFAYKDFSLDFLFTFGIGGEAYDRTAFKRDDDGFAPQFTNTVASLNPWNPNNTDSNVPIRINGNSSFSNDVSTRHLYSGDYLKLRNLKLSFNLPELKFIKSGTLYVQGDNLFLATELDDYDPEAVSNGVNFFQVPTATSILLGLQIKL from the coding sequence ATGCTATTTTTCACCATACTAAGGAGGTTACGATCTCCTTTTTCCCTGTCATTTAAAATAACCTTAACCCTGTTTTTCATTTGTTCTTCTTTCCTTGAAGCCTATTCCGCAAATGAAGTTGCAATCTCAACTGTTATTCAACAAAGTGTAATTAACGGTACAATTACGGATGCGAGCGGAACACCGCTACCTGGAGCAAACATTGTAGAAAAAGGAACAAACAATGGAACACTTTCTGACTTTGACGGCAATTTTTCACTTCAAGTTCCTTCAGATGCAGTTTTGGTAGTATCCTATTTGGGTTTTATAACTCAAGAAGTAGCCATTAACAACCATGCTACCCTTACCATTCAAATGAAAGAAGATGCAACCGGACTAGACGAAGTTGTTGTTACGGCCTACGGCACGTCAAACAAAAGAAGTTTTACCGGATCTGCTAAAAAAGTTGCTGCAGAGACTCTTACAAGAAGTTCTACCGCAAGTTTTGAGACGGCATTACAGGGTAATGTTTCTGGAGTAAATATTTATACATCGGGTCAGCCTGGCGGTGCTTCAACAGTACAAATTAGAGGTGTTGGCTCCATAAACGGACTTACAGAACCTTTATACGTTCTAGATGGAGTTGTTATTAATACTGATAAAACCCTTAGGGCCAACGGTTCCGGAGCAACGGCTTACAATCCATTATCTACGATCAACTCACAAGACATTGCCAATATTACAGTTTTAAAAGATGCTGCTGCAGCTTCGCTTTACGGTTCTAGAGCTGCAAACGGAGTAGTTATTATTACCACAAAAAAAGGTAGAAACGGAGATACGGAAATTACTTTTGGCATAGAATTAGGCACAAGCAGCAACCTCACAGAAGAAAAGAATGTCAATAATAATCAGTTCAAAAGTCTTTGGCAAGAAGGGCAGTTGAACCAGTATATTCAGAATAATGAAAATGCTGAATTCACAAGAGTTTATAGTGATGATGCTCTTTACGCTTCCTATAAAAACCAGGCTCAAAGCGACTACGAAAGTATTTACGGTACCACCGATGCAAATTCTGATTGGTTGGATGCCATTTACCAACCAGGCACACTCAAAAAGTATAATCTATCTGCTCGCGGTGGAAGTGAAAAAACCTCGTTCTATATTTCTGGCGACTATTTTGACCAGGATGGAACCATCATTACTACTGGTTTAAAAAGATACTCCGGAAGAGTAAACCTAGAAAACCAAGCAAAAGATTGGTTACGCATAGGCATCAACCTGTCTGTAGCAAAAACAGAAAGAAATGCAGGAAATTATGATTCTGGATATGCTGGAGGATTGAATCCACTTTACATGGCTAGAGTACTTCCTCCGGCTGCAGCTATATACGACCCTAACGGTTACGAAGGTATTGCGGACCTACCCAATGACATTGAAAAAAATGCCAACCCGGTTGGGGTACTTGAAGTAGGTAAATATTTGAATACCGAATTTCGCACGAGAGGTGATATTTTTGCCGCTATTGACCTCACCAAAGATTTTCAATTTAAAACAACCTTTGGTGTAGACCATCAATCTAATGCCGAAACTTTTTATGATAATAAGGAGTTTGGTGCTGGCGGTGGCGTTTGGAACGGTGTTCTTTATGTGGTAAAAAGTGAAATTCTGCAATACACTACTTCAAACTTACTCACCTATAACAAGCAGGCTAACAAACATGGTTTTGGAGCACTTTTAGGTCTAGAATTACAAGAATCGGAAATGAGTTCTATAAATAATTCTGGTTACGACGTTCTAGATAGCGACTTACTTTCATCTAGTTCTATTGGTACGCTTTGGTCATGGAACGGTTACAGTGAAAACTACTCGCTTTTATCTTACTTTTCACAGTTCAACTACAATTTTGACCAGAAATATTACTTAGCTGCCAGCTACAGAAGAGACGGTTCCTCTAGGTTTGGAGAAGATTCTAGATGGGGAGATTTTTGGTCCGTTTCCGGTGGATGGATTGCTACTGAAGAAAAGTTTATAAATCTTGACGGTCTGGATTATTTTAAATTAAGAGGAAGCTACGGAACCAACGGAAACCTTCCTCCTGAATATTATGCTTCATTGGCATTCTTTGATACTAGCGGCAAAGGTTACGCAGGTTCTTCAGGACTGTCATACGGTCAATTAGCAAACCCAGAGCTTTCATGGGAGTTGAGTTATAACTTCAATATTGGTTTTGACGCCGTTCTTTTCAATAAGTTGAATATGACTGTGGAATATTTCTCAAAAAACACCAAAGACTTGTTATTGAACATTCCGGTTTCTGGTACCACTGGCTTTAGTGACCAATTACAGAATTTTGGTGAAATGACCAATAAAGGCTGGGAACTTGAGCTAGGTTACACGCCTATTAAAACCGATGTATTTTCATGGAATTCCCGTGTAAACCTTACGCTTCTGGACAACGAAATCACAAAACTTAAAAGCGATTTGGTACCCAGCTATAGCTCTCAATATGGTCAAGACCCAACCATTATTAAAGTAGGAGAAAGTCTGAATTCTTTTTACTTAAGAGACTATGCGGGTGTTGACAAGACCAATGGTAGCGCTCAATATTATGTTCTTGAGAATGGCATTAGGACTGGTGCAATTACTACCAATGCAGAAGAAGCAGGTTTTGGCATCTTCGGAAAAGCCCTTCAGGATATTCAAGGTGGTTTTCACAACCAGTTTGCCTACAAAGATTTCAGTCTTGATTTTCTGTTCACATTCGGTATTGGAGGTGAAGCGTACGACCGTACTGCATTTAAAAGAGATGACGACGGTTTCGCTCCACAATTCACAAATACTGTGGCTTCATTAAACCCTTGGAATCCTAATAACACAGATTCAAACGTACCTATCAGAATAAATGGAAACTCCAGTTTCTCTAACGATGTTTCTACAAGACATTTGTATAGCGGAGACTATTTAAAATTGAGAAATCTTAAACTGAGTTTTAATCTACCTGAGCTGAAGTTTATTAAAAGTGGAACACTCTACGTTCAGGGCGATAATTTATTTCTTGCCACTGAGCTAGATGATTACGACCCTGAAGCGGTTTCTAATGGTGTTAACTTTTTTCAAGTACCAACAGCCACAAGTATTTTACTAGGGTTACAAATAAAACTATAA
- a CDS encoding TlpA family protein disulfide reductase, with translation MERKSRLFVIYLLLLMSCQEVTKKGTVDIETKNGVPALATEETLYQDLDGKAIALSSFKGKRILLNFWATWCRPCIEEMPSLVKAKNILEKEGYVILLASDESFKKIEGFKETEPFEFRFIRYNGALVQLNIHALPTTFIYNESGKKVDEIIGATDWDSPEIIKKLKEIQ, from the coding sequence ATGGAAAGGAAATCAAGACTTTTTGTAATCTATTTGCTACTTCTTATGTCATGCCAAGAAGTAACTAAAAAGGGTACAGTAGATATAGAAACGAAAAATGGTGTTCCTGCCCTAGCAACAGAAGAAACCCTTTATCAAGATTTGGACGGAAAAGCAATTGCTTTATCTAGTTTTAAGGGAAAACGCATTCTCCTGAATTTTTGGGCAACATGGTGTAGGCCGTGTATTGAAGAAATGCCCAGCTTAGTGAAGGCCAAGAATATTTTAGAAAAAGAAGGTTATGTCATTCTTTTAGCTTCGGATGAGTCGTTTAAAAAAATTGAGGGGTTTAAAGAAACGGAGCCTTTTGAATTTAGGTTCATAAGATACAACGGTGCGCTTGTTCAATTGAATATTCATGCGTTACCCACCACTTTTATTTACAATGAGTCTGGTAAAAAGGTTGATGAAATTATAGGTGCTACGGATTGGGATTCACCAGAAATAATTAAAAAACTAAAAGAAATACAGTAA